One genomic region from Muriicola soli encodes:
- a CDS encoding PorP/SprF family type IX secretion system membrane protein, whose product MMNRNRSSQGRKYIFAIVIVLISVSGFAQLEPQYTQYMYNIGSFNPAYVGSVENAEIATAYRAQWIDIDGAPRTLRFGANIPFSNGKNGLGFNVVSDQFGPTSQTFFDIAYSFQVNLSSDTYLSFGIDAGGGILDIDFTKGNFENPDEPLLNNSVFNKFYPTLGAGLFLYSDDWYLGASAPNFLTGITKDEEVEAFFNDRIQVNFIGGVVFELGDNLKFKPAFLASYFEGLPFRFDFSANFLFSEFFTLGAGYRLDNAVSGLAGFQISKGMFLGYSYDYNTNALGQYNQGSHEMILKFFIGGGGNQRKSKAPKSRKGKPKQIDSPRFF is encoded by the coding sequence ATGATGAATAGAAACAGATCATCACAAGGAAGGAAGTACATCTTTGCGATAGTAATCGTTTTGATATCCGTTTCCGGATTTGCACAATTGGAGCCTCAATATACACAGTACATGTATAATATCGGGAGTTTTAATCCGGCCTACGTTGGTTCTGTCGAAAATGCAGAAATCGCAACTGCGTACAGGGCACAGTGGATTGATATAGACGGTGCTCCCAGAACGTTGAGATTTGGGGCTAACATACCCTTTTCCAATGGAAAAAACGGATTGGGTTTCAATGTGGTAAGTGATCAATTTGGTCCAACGAGTCAGACCTTTTTTGATATCGCCTACTCTTTTCAGGTCAATCTTTCCTCTGATACATATTTGTCCTTCGGTATAGATGCGGGAGGAGGAATCCTTGATATCGACTTTACCAAGGGTAATTTTGAAAACCCGGATGAACCTCTTTTGAACAATTCGGTGTTTAACAAATTTTATCCTACGCTCGGGGCAGGTTTGTTCCTCTATTCGGACGATTGGTATTTAGGTGCTTCAGCTCCCAATTTCCTGACTGGTATTACTAAAGACGAAGAGGTGGAAGCATTCTTCAATGACAGGATTCAGGTTAATTTTATTGGTGGAGTGGTCTTTGAATTGGGTGACAATTTAAAATTTAAGCCTGCATTTTTGGCTAGCTATTTTGAAGGTTTGCCCTTCCGTTTCGATTTTTCTGCTAATTTTCTGTTCAGCGAATTCTTTACCCTGGGCGCGGGATATCGCTTAGATAATGCAGTCAGCGGTTTGGCTGGATTCCAAATTTCCAAAGGAATGTTTCTAGGGTATTCTTATGATTACAACACCAACGCATTGGGACAATACAATCAGGGATCTCATGAAATGATATTAAAGTTTTTTATCGGAGGAGGAGGGAATCAGCGGAAATCAAAAGCACCAAAGTCAAGAAAAGGAAAGCCTAAGCAAATCGATAGTCCGCGGTTTTTTTAA